The following is a genomic window from Marinococcus sp. PL1-022.
TTGATCCTGGCTCAGGACGAACGCTGGCGGCGTGCCTAATACATGCAAGTCGAGCGCGGGAAGCCGGCGGACTCCTTCGGGAGGAAACCGGTGGAACGAGCGGCGGACGGGTGAGTAACACGTGGGCAACCTGCCGGACTGATGGGAATAACCCCGGGAAACCGGGGCTAATGCCCAATACGCCCTGACCTCGCCTGAGGTCAGCGGTAAAGCAGGGATCTTCGGATCCTTGCACAGTCCGATGGGCCCGCGGCGCATTAGCTAGTTGGAGAGGTAAGGGCTCCCCAAGGCGACGATGCGTAGCCGACCTGAGAGGGTGATCGGCCACACTGGGACTGAGACACGGCCCAGACTCCTACGGGAGGCAGCAGTAGGGAATCATCCGCAATGGGCGAAAGCCTGACGGTGCAACGCCGCGTGAGTGATGAAGGTTTTCGGATCGTAAAGCTCTGTTGACAGGGAAGAACCCACGTCAGTCGAACAGGCTGGCGTGCTGACGGTACCTGTCCAGAAAGCCCCGGCTAACTACGTGCCAGCAGCCGCGGTAATACGTAGGGGGCAAGCGTTGTCCGGAATTATTGGGCGTAAAGGGCACGCAGGCGGTTTCGTCAGTCCGATGTGACAGGCCACGGCTCAACCGTGGAAGGCCATTGGAAACTGCGAAACTTGAGGACAGAAGAGGAGAGTGGAATTCCACGTGTAGCGGTGAAATGCGTAGATATGTGGAGGAACACCAGTGGCGAAGGCGACTCTCTGGTCTGTACCTGACGCTGAGGTGCGAAAGCATGGGGAGCAAACAGGATTAGATACCCTGGTAGTCCATGCCGTAAACGCTGAGTGCTAGGTGTTAGGGGTTTCGATACCCGTAGTGCCGAAGCTAACGCATTAAGCACTCCGCCTGGGGAGTACGACCGCAAGGTTGAAACTCAAAGGAATTGACGGGGGCCCGCACAAGCGGTGGAGCATGTGGTTTAATTCGACGCAACGCGAAGAACCTTACCAGATCTTGACATCTTCCGCTACGCCTCGAGAGAGGCGGTTCCCCTTCGGGGGACGGAATGACAGGTGGTGCATGGTTGTCGTCAGCTCGTGTCGTGAGATGTTGGGTTAAGTCCCGCAACGAGCGCAACCCCTAATCTTAGTTGCCAGCATTCAGTTGGGCACTCTAAGGTGACTGCCGGTGACAAACCGGAGGAAGGTGGGGATGACGTCAAATCATCATGCCCCTTATGATCTGGGCTACACACGTGCTACAATGGATGGTACAACGGGATGCGAACCCGCGAGGGGGAGCCAATCCAGAAAAGCCATTCTCAGTTCGGATTGCAGGCTGCAACTCGCCTGCATGAAGCCGGAATCGCTAGTAATCGCGGATCAGCATGCCGCGGTGAATACGTTCCCGGGCCTTGTACACACCGCCCGTCACACCACGAGAGTTTGCAACACCCGAAGTCGGTGAGGGAACCCTTCTGGGACCCAGCCGCCGAAGGTGGGGCAGATGATTGGGGTGAAGTCGTAACAAGGTATCCCTACCGGAAGGTGGGGATGGATCACCTCCTTTCTATGGAGCAGTACCCCGGTCCCGCAGGGACCGGGCAGGGGCCTGGCTTGGCTTTCCTTTTGAGAGACACGATCTCTCTATTTGTTTTTTGCACGTGGGACCTTGACAACCGAATACCGAGACCAACACACACAAGCAACACAAGGCTGCCGGCTGTTTCGGCCGGCGGCCGCGTCGAAGAATGACCGCGTATCGAGTGGTTAAGAAGAAAAGGGCGCACGGTGGATGCCTTGGCACTAGGAGCCGAAGAAGGACGCGACGAACGGCGAAACGCTCCGGGGAGCTGTACGTAAGCTTTGATCCGGAGATGTCCGAATGGGGAAACCCGCCTTCCGTCATGGGAAGGCGTCCGGCCGCTGAACACATAGGCGCCGGACGGTAGACCCGGAGAACTGAAACATCTTAGTACCCGGAGGAAGAGAAAGCAAACGCGATTTCCCGAGTAGCGGCGAGCGAAACGGAATCAGCCCAAACCGGGATGCTTGCATCCCGGGGTTGTAGGACCCCCGCACGGCAGGCGGGGAGGATAGGCGAAGCGGCCTGGAAAGGCCCGCCAGAGACGGTAACAGCCCGGTAGCCGACATCCTCCCCCCGCCGGGGGTATCCTGAGTACGACGGGACACGAGAAATCCCGTCGGAAGCTGGGAGGACCATCTCCCAAGGCTAAATACTCCCTAGTGACCGATAGTGAACCAGTACCGTGAGGGAAAGGTGAAAAGCACCCCGGAAGGGGAGTGAAACAGATCCTGAAACCGTGTGCCTACAAGAAGTCGGAGCCCGTTAAGGGGTGACGGCGTGCCTTTTGTAGAATGAACCGGCGAGTTACGCTCGTCTGCAAGGTTAAGCCGCAAAGGCGGAGCCGCAGCGAAAGCGAGTCTGAAGAGGGCGATGCAGTAGGCGGGCGTAGACCCGAAACCAGGTGATCTACCCATGACCAGGGTGAAGGCCAGGTAACACTGGCTGGAGGCCCGAACCCACGCAAGTTGAAAATTGCGGGGATGAGTCGTGGGTAGCGGTGAAATGCCAATCGAACCTGGAGATAGCTGGTTCTCCCCGAAATAGCTTTAGGGCTAGCCTCGGGTATGAGAGTCCTGGAGGTAGAGCACTGATTGGACGAGGGGTCCTTCCCGGATTACCGAATTCAGTCAAACTCCGAATGCCAGCGACTTGCTGCCCGGGAGTCAGACGGCGAGTGCTAAGATCCGTCGTCGAGAGGGAAACAGCCCAGACCACCGGCTAAGGTCCCTAAGTCTGCGTTAAGTGGAAAAGGATGTGGAGTTGCTTAGACAACTAGGATGTTGGCTTAGAAGCAGCCATCATTGAAAGAGTGCGTAATAGCTCACTAGTCGAGTGACTCTGCGCCGACAATGTACCGGGGCTAAACGCAGCACCGAAGCCGTGGACTCTCCCGCATGGGAGAGATGGTAGGGGAGCGTTCCAGGGGCTTTGAAGCCGGACCGTGAGGACCGGTGGAGCGCCTGGAAGTGAGAATGCCGGTATGAGTAGCGAAAAGAAGGGTGAGAATCCCTTCCGTCGAAAACCCAAGGTTTCCTGAGGAAGGCTCGTCCGCTCAGGGTTAGTCGGGTCCTAAGCCGAGGCCGAAAGGCGTAGGCGATGGAAAACAGGTTGATATTCCTGTACCACCTCCGTTCCATTTGAGTGATGGGGGGACGCAGGCAGGCACGGCCGCGCGCTGCTGGACATGCGCGTTGAAGCTGGCAAGGCCGGGGGAGCGGCAAATCCCTCCCCCAGACGGCCAAGCGGTGACCAGGAGGGCCCTACGGGGCCCGAAGGGCCGGCACCTACCCTGCCAAGAAAAGCCTCTAGCGAGGAACGTGGTGCCCGTACCGTAAACCGACACAGGTAGGTGGGATGAGTATTCTAAGACGCGCGGGAAAACTCTCGTTAAGGAACTCGGCAAAAGGACCCCGTAACTTCGGGAGAAGGGGTGCTCCCCGGGGTGAATAGCCCCAGGGAGCCGCAGTGAAAGGGCCCAAGCGACTGTTTATCAAAAACACAGGTCTCTGCGAAGCCGTAAGGCGAAGTATAGGGGCTGACACCTGCCCGGTGCTGGAAGGTTAAGAGGAGGCGTTATCCCCCTTCGGGGGAGAAGCGCCGAATTGAAGCCCCAGTAAACGGCGGCCGTAACTATAACGGTCCTAAGGTAGCGAAATTCCTTGTCGGGTAAGTTCCGACCCGCACGAAAGGTGCAACGACTTGGGCACTGTCTCAACGAGAGACCCGGTGAAATTATAATACCTGTGAAGATGCAGGTTCCCCGCGACAGGACGGAAAGACCCCATGGAGCTTTACTGTAGCTTGACATTGGATGTGGGTACCACTTGTACAGGATAGGTAGGAGCCATCGAATCCGGACCGCCAGGTTCGGAGGAGGCGCTGGTGGGATACTACCCTGGTGGTATCGACATTCTAACCGCAGGCCGTGATCCGGCCTCGGGACCGTGTCAGGTGGGCAGTTTGACTGGGGCGGTCGCCTCCCAAACAGTAACGGAGGCGCCCAATGGTTCCCTCAGAATGGTCGGACATCATTCGCAGAGTGCAAAGGCACAAGGGAGCTTGACTGCGAGACCTACAAGTCGAGCAGGGACGAAAGTCGGGCTTAGTGATCCGGCGGCACCGCATGGAAGGGCCGTCGCTCAACGGATAAAAGCTACCCTGGGGATAACAGGCTAATCTCTCCCAAGAGTTCACATCGACGGGGAGGTTTGGCACCTCGATGTCGGCTCATCGCATCCTGGGGCTGAAGTAGGTCCCAAGGGTTGGGCTGTTCGCCCATTAAAGCGGTACGCGAGCTGGGTTCAGAACGTCGTGAGACAGTTCGGTCCCTATCCGTCGCGGGCGCAGGAAAGGTGAAAGGAGCTGTCCTTAGTACGAGAGGACCGGGATGGACACACCGCTGGTGTACCAGTTGTTCCGCCAGGAGCACTGCTGGGTAGCTACGTGTGGACGGGATAAGTGCTGAAAGCATCTAAGCATGAAGCCCCCCTTAAGATGACCTTTCCCCTCTACGGAGATAAGACCCCTTGAAGATGACGAGGTAGATAGGTCCGGCGTGGACGCATGGCGACATGTGCAGCGGACGGATACTAATCGGTCGAAGTCTTATCCACGCACAGCACGATACGCGGCAGTGGCTGCGGTCTCGGTATTTGGTTGTCAGGGCCCGACGGGCCAGTCCGGTGGCAACAGCGAAGAGGATCCACCCGTTCCCATGCCGAACACGGAAGTTAAGCTCTTCAGCGTTGATGATAGCCGGGGGTTCTCCCCCCGTGAAAGTAGATCGCTGCCGGGCGAGTTAAACCGTTTCCCTTTTCGGAGGGAGGCGGTTTTTTTATATGATGAGGCTTTAAACAAAGCAAAAAAGATAAGATATGATAAGAGAAAGGATGTGATTCAGATGGAGCAGTGGATGGAATATGAATCAATTATTATACTCATTCGTTTAATTCTTGCTGCTTTTTTGGCGGGAATAATAGGAATTGAGCGGGAATCGAAAGGCCATCCAGCTGGTTTTCGAACCCATATGCTGGTGGGGACCGGGTCCTGCTTAGTAATGCTGCTTGCCTTATTTGGCTTCCAGGATTATTTAAACCAAAACGGTGATCTGGTTGCTTATGATCCTTCACGTTTGGCCTCTTATGTGATAAGCGGGATTGGCTTCCTGGGTGCTGGCACTATTATAGTCCAGGGTGCCTCTATCCGGGGGCTGACCACTGCTGCCTCCATCTGGATAGTCGCTGCTATCGGGTTAACTATAGGAGCTGGTATGTTTTTTGCTGGTATTGCTGCAACAGTCATTGTATTGACAAGTCTTATCTTTTTAAATCATGTAGACAAATGGTTTAAAAACGTTTCTGATACAGACGTATTGTTTATAGCTATGGATAAAAAAGCTAACGAGCTTGGCGAAACGATTCAGCGACTCGAAAGTATGGAGGTTCAGGTTCAGAAAATAAAGGGTAAGGAATTTGACGAAGACGAAACACCTCTGCTTCATTATTATATTAAAATTCATCTGCCGGGAGGCGTGACTGAAACAGAACTGTATCAGTCTTTATATAAAATAGATAGCATAAAAGAAATAGAGCTGAATCCGTCCTATGATTGATTATCACAGGACGGATTTTTCATTTTGCCTTTCTCTAGCTTGAAAACAACTGAATAATATTATATATTATAGTCAAAGATAGTCAAAATCAATTTTTTGATAATAGCAAGACGAACCGGGGCGGAGAGGAGGTCGCGGGAATGAAAAGCATGTCTGATGTTATTGAAAATTATTTGAAACAAATTTTAACACAGAGTGAACAGGATTTAATTGAAATTAAAAGAAGTGAACTTGCAAAGCGTTTTGAGTGTGTCCCCTCCCAGATTAATTATGTTATAAGCACGCGTTTCACTATTGAAAAAGGCTATGTAGTAGAGAGTAAACGTGGCGGTGGCGGGTATATACGAATTACAAGGGCTAAAATTTCAGATCACGCAGAACTGCTTCGGCAAGTTTCAGATCTTGTGGGACACGGGATTGATCAAAGAACAGCTGAGAGCGTTATTATGCGTTTGTTTGAGGAAAAAGTCGTGAATAAACGTGAAGCAAATTTGATGCTTGCGGCAGTTGATAGGTCTATACTGGCCTTAAAGTATCCAGAAGAAAGGGATATTGTTCGTGCGCGGATCATGCAAGCTATGATAGAAAGTCTGCGCTATGAATAAGGGAGGGAAGATATATGATCTGTCAGAATTGCGGTCAGCGGCCGGCCTCTTTGCATTACACGAAAATCGTGAATGGAGCTAAAACAGAGCTTCATTTATGCGAAGAGTGCGCAAAAGAACAGGGGGAATCTTCTGAAACGGAGCATTCTTTCATGTCGGCTGCGGGCGGCTATACAATCCAGGACTTATTGTCGGACTTATTAAACATGGATCAGTCCAACACAGCTGGAAATGCTGAAAAGAAACAGCCGAAAAAAGCAGCCAGGCCGCTCATATGCGACAATTGCGGACTGACGTATAAACAGTTCACTAAAACCGGCCGTTTGGGCTGTGCTCATTGCTATCACGCATTTGAATCGAAGCTGACTCCTGTTTTTCGCCGGGTGCACAGCGGCAATACCAATCATACCGGCAAGGTTCCAAAGCACAGGCATGAAAAGCTGCATGCCCAAAGGGAGCTGGATGAGAAAAAACGCCAGATTACCATCCTCGTCCAAAATGAAGAGTTTGAAAAGGCTGCGGAATTAAGGGATGAAATCCGTACCCTTGAAAAACAGTTTCAGGGAAGGGAGGAAGACAGCTGATGGCATCCGAACACTTTTTTTCAGCAGCGATCAGTCCATGGATGCAGGAAGGCCCGGGGCCGGAAGGCGATATTGCTCTTAGCACCAGGGTCCGGCTTGCCCGTAATATAGAGCAGTACCCCTTCCCTGTGTTTGCTTCAGAAGAAGCAAGTGCAACACTTCTGCGCTACACTTCCTCCACTCTGTTGAATCAATCAGAAGAAGTAGGCTCTCTTGAAGCGTTGAACATGAATGAGCTTCGCCCGAATGAACGGCAGGTACTGGTGGAAAAGCATCTCGTCAGCCCGTATTTAATAAAAAACATGGAACATAGTGCTGTTCTTTTGAATAACGATGAATCAATCAGTATTATGGTTAATGAGGAAGATCATTTGCGTCTTCAATGTCTGAGTAACGGCATGCAGCTTGAAGAATGTTACAATGAAGCTGATCGTCTGGATGATTGGGCGGAAGCAAACCTCACCTATGCGTTTGACGAACGGCTCGGTTACTTAACAAGCTGTCCGACAAATGTGGGTACAGGTATGAGAGCTTCAGTAATGGTACACCTGCCCGCTTTAGTCTGGACCAATCAGCTTAGCCGTATTCTTCCGGCTATTCACCAGCTTGGTCTGGTCGTGAGAGGTATTTATGGAGAGGGCAGTGAAGCACTCGGCAACCTTTTTCAAATTTCCAACCAGATGACACTGGGAAAATCTGAAAAAGATATCATCGAAGATCTTCGCGGTGTAGTAATGCAGGTGATTCAAAGAGAACGCCATGCACGCGAATCCCTTCTTAGCTCTTCAAAGGTAAAGCTCGAAGACCGGGTGTTCAGGTCTTACGGTATCCTTGCATACAGCCGCACGATGACGACCAAAGAGGCGGCCAATCGTTTGTCAGACGTAAGACTTGGTATCGATCTGGATTTAATCAAAGGGATTTCGGGTAATATTTTAAATGAACTTATGTTACTGACTCAGCCTGGTTTTCTTGAACAGTATGCAGGAGAATCACTGACTCAGGAAGAAGCAGATATAAGACGGGCAAATGTGATCCGTGAAAGAATAAAACTTGAATTATAGATTCACCAATGCGTAGGAGGTGCGTGCAACATGATGTTCGGCCGTTTTACAGAACGAGCGCAAAAAGTATTGGCGCTAGCTCAGGAAGAAGCTATCCGCCTTGGCCATAATAATATAGGAACAGAGCATATTCTGCTCGGTTTAGTGCGTGAAGGTGAGGGTATTGCTGCCAAAGCTCTGCAGGCACTGAATTTGGATACAGACCAGATTCAGCAGGAGGTGGAAACCCTTATAGGCACAGGTCAGCAGGGATCGAAAACAATTCATTATACCCCAAGGGCGAAAAAAGTTATTGAGCTTTCCATGGATGAAGCAAGAAAGCTTGGCCATTCCTATGTGGGCACAGAACACATTCTGCTCGGCCTAATTCGTGAAGGGGAAGGCGTTGCAGCCCGGGTACTGAATAATCTTGGTGTCAGTCTGAACAAAGCCCGTCAGCAGGTGCTTCAGCTTCTCGGAAGCAATGAAGGAGCTTCGAGCTCTGGCAGCCAGCAGGCTCCAGGAGCAGGCGGGAGTGCCAACACCCCGACTCTTGACAGTTTAGCAAGGGATTTGACGGCAGTAGCGAAAGAAGAAGGCCTCGATCCGGTCATCGGAAGAAGCCAGGAAATTGAACGTGTTATTCAGGTATTAAGCCGCCGGACAAAAAACAACCCGGTTCTTATCGGGGAGCCTGGTGTAGGTAAAACAGCTATCGCTGAAGGCCTGGCGTTGTCGATCGTTTCCAATGAAGTGCCGGAAACGCTCCGCAATAAACGGGTTATGACTCTCGATATGGGTACTGTAGTTGCCGGCACGAAATACCGCGGTGAATTTGAAGATCGTTTGAAGAAGGTAATGGAAGAAATCCGTCAGTCCGGAAATGTGCTGTTGTTCATTGATGAACTGCATACATTAATCGGGGCCGGCGGCGCAGAAGGTGCAATCGATGCCTCGAACATCCTGAAGCCGTCACTTGCACGTGGAGAGCTTCAATGCATCGGTGCTACCACTCTGGATGAATACCGGAAATATATTGAAAAAGATGCTGCGCTTGAGCGTCGTTTCCAGCCAATTCAGGTGAATGAACCGACACTTGAAGAATCTATTCAAATTCTTGCCGGTCTGAGAGACCGTTACGAAGCCCACCACCGGGTAACTATCGGGGATGAAGCGATTGAACAGGCAGTGAAATTATCCGACCGGTATATTTCGGACCGTTTCCTCCCGGATAAAGCGATCGACTTAATCGATGAAGCCGGTTCACGGGTGCGTCTGCGTTCTTACACAGCGCCGCCGAACCTGAAAGAACTTGAGCAGAATCTCGAAGAAACACGCAAGGAAAAAGATGCGGCCGTGCAGAGCCAGGAATTCGAAAAAGCGGCCTCGCTCCGTGATTCCGAACAACGGCTTCGTGCAGAAGTCGAAGAGATGAAAAATGAATGGAAAGAAAAGCAGGGACAGGAAAACTCTGCAATTACGACAGAAGACATTGCCCAGGTGGTTTCAAGCTGGACCGGTGTTCCGGTATCCAAGCTTGCAGAAGAAGAAACAGACCGCCTGCTTCATATGGAAGATATCCTGCATAACCGGGTCGTCGGCCAGGATGAAGCAGTCAATGCTATTTCCAAAGCAGTGCGCCGTGCCCGTGCCGGCTTGAAGGATCCGAAACGTCCAATTGGTTCCTTTATTTTCCTCGGACCTACCGGTGTAGGTAAGACGGAACTGGCCCGTGCAGTTGCAGAAACGTTATTTGGCGATGAAGAGTCGATTATCCGAATCGATATGTCCGAATATATGGAACGGCACGCGACGAGCCGCCTGGTCGGTTCTCCTCCAGGCTATGTCGGCTATGAAGAAGGCGGACAGCTGACAGAAAAAGTGCGCCGCAATCCGTATTCCGTGATTTTGCTGGACGAAATTGAAAAAGCGCACCCAGAAGTATTTAACATTCTGCTTCAGGTACTTGAAGACGGTTTTCTTACCGACTCTAAAGGACGCCGGGTCGACTTTAGAAATACAGCGCTGATCCTTACCTCTAACGTCGGGGCAAGCACGCTGCGCCAGAATAAAAGTGTCGGCTTTGCGGCCCAGTCCACCGAGCAGAAATTCGATGATATGCGGGATAAAATCATGGGCGAGCTGAAAAATACGTTCCGTCCTGAATTTATTAACCGTCTGGATGAAATCATTGTCTTCCACAGCCTGGAAAAAGAGCACATCAAAAAGATCGTGCGCTTAATGACAGAACAGCTTAAAAAGCGTGTGGAAGAGCACGGTATCAGCATTGAAATTACCGATGCAGCACTCGATAAGATTGCCGATGAAGGTTTTGACCCTGAATACGGGGCCCGGCCGCTCAGACGTGCTCTGCAGCGTCACGTGGAAGACCGTTTATCCGACGAGCTGCTTAAAGGCACGCTTGAAGAAGGCAACACTGCTGTGATTGACGTGAAAGATGACGAATTCATTGTTGAAACGAAATCAGGCACGGCGAAAGCGCAATAAAGCTATACTCGAAACAGCTGCCTTGTGGCATATTGATGTCAGGGGGCAGCTGTTTTTCTTTTTATGAACGATAAAATCGTGTGGAATCGAAACGAAAAATGGATACAGCTCGTAGTAAAAGAGGAGGCTCGTATGGCAAAAGCAAAAACAAAATTTGTCTGCCAGGAGTGCGGGTATGAAACTCAAAAGTGGATGGGGCGCTGTCCAGCCTGCAACAACTGGAATACGATGGTAGAAGAAAAGGAAGCTCCGGCATCGAAAGCAGGCCGACGACCGGCGGCAAATGTATTCAGCGAAGCTGACAAACCGACACCGATTACCCAGGTGACTGGAGAAAAGGAAAACCGCATTTCAACGTCTGTAGGCGAACTAAACAGAGTGTTAGGCGGGGGGATCGTGCCCGGATCACTCGTGTTGGTCGGGGGAGACCCGGGGATCGGGAAGTCAACGCTGCTTCTGCAGGTTTCTGCTCTGCTTGCTTCTCAGAAGTACCGTGTCCTTTATGTTTCCGGAGAGGAATCGGTCAAGCAGACGAAAATGAGAGCGGAACGCCTCGGTGTGGAAGCAGATACGCTGTTTGTCTTTACAGAAACAAATATGGAGCGGATCGAAGCGGCGATGGAGGAAGTGAAGCCGGATCTTGTAATTATCGATTCGATTCAGACCGTCCATTCGGATGAAATTCAGTCGGCGCCCGGAAGCGTAGCGCAGGTGCGTGAATCAACCTCGACCTTTATGCACATTGCAAAAAATCAGGGCATTGCTGTATTTGTTGTAGGACACATGACTAAGCAGGGGTCGATTGCCGGACCGAAAATGCTCGAGCATATGGTGGATTCCGTGCTTTATTTTGAAGGCGAGCAGCATAATACGTACCGGATTTTACGGGCCGTGAAAAATAGATTTGGCTCGACGAATGAAATCGGGATCTTTGAAATGAAAGAGGCAGGCCTGAAGGAAGTAACAAATCCTTCAGAAATTTTTCTCGAAGAGCGGACGGAAGGCACATCGGGCTCGGCTGTTGTAGCTTCTCTGGAGGGGACCCGGCCGGTGCTTGTAGAACTGCAGGCACTGATCGCCCCTACGAGCTATGCTTACCCGCGGCGGACAGCTACAGGAATCGATCAGAACCGGATTGCACTTCTGATGGCAGTGCTTGAAAAGCGTCTTGGCATGCTTCTTCAAAACCAGGATGCCTATATTAACGTCGCCGGAGGCGTGAAGCTCGACGAACCGGCAGTTGATCTTGGTATTGCTATATGTGTTGCCTCGAGCTTTCGGAACCAATCCACGAACCCGGGGGACATTGTCATGGGAGAAGTCGGTCTTACCGGAGAAATCCGGCGTATTTCCCGGGTGGAGGAGCGCGTGAAAGAAGCAGCGAAGCTTGGATTTTCGCGGGCGATAATTCCATCGAAGAACATTGGTGGCTGGACATTTCCCGAAGGCATTCAGGTAGTAGGCGTCAAAACGCTTGAAGAAGCACTGGACGCTGCACTCGACCCGGCGCCGCTCAGATAAATTAAAGATGAAGGTCCTGATCGCTCTAGTAGGACCTTCACTATCCTTTTACCTAATAATTAAGAAAATTCAACGATTTTATGAACATATTGTATCAAATTGTCCAAAGTTATGATAAATATGACGTTAGTGGTTTGTACCAGAGGAAAAATGTTTATAATACACTTAAGGAGGTGTTTGGAAAGTGTTGGAAAAAATTGTACAGTTATTTTTTGTTCTTGCCGGTATTACGTTAGGATTTCTTTATATTCCTGAACTTATTTCTTTATTTCCTTTTTATACGTTTCCTGACTGGGTCTACAACACCTATATCGGCGCTACTGTTGGAGCGGTAATCGTGGGGTTTGTGTTTTGGGCCGTGAGCCTTTGGATCGCGGGGCCAATCGTCAACGGCATGCGATTCCTGGAAGAGAAGGTCGTGAAAGCTCCTGTCACAGACGTATTGTTCGGTACGCTCGGACTGATTTTCGGACTGGTGGTCGCCTTTCTTATTTCCCTTCCGCTCAATTCTATCCGTATTCCCGTAATTGATTCCGTGCTTCCCTTATTTTTATCCTTTTTCTGCGGCTATTTTGGCTTCCAGATTGGATTTAAAAAGCGTGATGAACTGTTGGGTCTTTTTTCAAGCTCAAAAAACGCTGCAGCAAAGGAAGAAGCAGCGCTGGCAGCTGCAGCCGCTTCAGAAGAAAATCAGGCATGGGAGAAGCTGCTCGATACAAGCGTGATTATTGACGGGAGGATTGCAGATATCTGCCAATCAGGATTTATTGAGGGGAAGCTGGTGATCCCGGAATTTGTACTTGAAGAGCTTCAGCATATTGCGGACTCTTCAGATGTATTAAAGCGTAACCGGGGTCGTCGCGGACTCGATATCCTAAACCGTATTCAAAAGGAACTTCCTATCGAAGTAGAGATTACGGATACTGATTTTGAAGACATTCATGAAGTGGACAGTAAGCTGGTGAAGCTTGCGAAAGTACGAAATGGTATTGTTGTGACCAATGACTTTAACTTAAATAAGGTGTGCGATCTTCAGGGTGTCAGCGTGTTAAACATTAATGATTTGGCGAATGCGGTCAAACCGGTAGTTCTTCCTGGCGAGGAAATGATGGTCCAGGTGATCAAGGACGGGAAGGAACAAAGCCAGGGAATTGGATACTTAGACGATGGCACAATGATTGTAGTCGAAAGCGGGAAAGGCTATATCGGCCAGGAAATAGAAGTGGTAGTTACGAGCGTTCTGCAGACGAGTGCGGGACGGATGATATTTGCAAAACCAAAGGTATCAAAACGCGAAAAAGCTTTATAATGAGATGCCCTGTGCCTGCGCAGGGCTTTTTTATGTAGATTTCCATCAGATATAAACAGCCGGCAGCTTTTCCTTTAGGGCAAGTTTTGGTAAAATTAATGTTTGATAAGCGGCGCGGTAGAATATATAGGGCGTTTTTCGGGTATCAGCATATTATTAACAGGCGGACTTTGCTGTAAGAGCAGAGAAAACGCGTTACATAACACCGGGACTACAATGTCTTGAAATTGGAGAGGTACTATGAACTATGCGGTAGTCATTCCTGCAGCCGGCCAGGGGAAACGAATGCAGGCAGGCCATAATAAACAATTTCTCGTTTTAGAAGAACGGCCATTAATAATTCATACTGCATCTGTTTTCGAGCAGGATCCGTGGTGTAGAGAAATTATTGTTGTTGCCAACGCTTCAGAAATTTATGACATGGAAGAGCTTTTCGAAGAGTGGGGCATTCGGAAGGTGAAGCAGGTGGTGGTGGGCGGAAACGAACGCCAGAATAGTGTGCATGAAGGGTTGAAACGCCTTCTTCCCGAGCACCGGGTCGTTCTGGTGCACGACGGGGCCCGCCCGTTCGTCGAACAGGAAGATATCCACCGTCTCGTGGAACAGGCCGAG
Proteins encoded in this region:
- a CDS encoding UvrB/UvrC motif-containing protein, producing the protein MICQNCGQRPASLHYTKIVNGAKTELHLCEECAKEQGESSETEHSFMSAAGGYTIQDLLSDLLNMDQSNTAGNAEKKQPKKAARPLICDNCGLTYKQFTKTGRLGCAHCYHAFESKLTPVFRRVHSGNTNHTGKVPKHRHEKLHAQRELDEKKRQITILVQNEEFEKAAELRDEIRTLEKQFQGREEDS
- a CDS encoding CtsR family transcriptional regulator, translating into MKSMSDVIENYLKQILTQSEQDLIEIKRSELAKRFECVPSQINYVISTRFTIEKGYVVESKRGGGGYIRITRAKISDHAELLRQVSDLVGHGIDQRTAESVIMRLFEEKVVNKREANLMLAAVDRSILALKYPEERDIVRARIMQAMIESLRYE
- a CDS encoding protein arginine kinase is translated as MASEHFFSAAISPWMQEGPGPEGDIALSTRVRLARNIEQYPFPVFASEEASATLLRYTSSTLLNQSEEVGSLEALNMNELRPNERQVLVEKHLVSPYLIKNMEHSAVLLNNDESISIMVNEEDHLRLQCLSNGMQLEECYNEADRLDDWAEANLTYAFDERLGYLTSCPTNVGTGMRASVMVHLPALVWTNQLSRILPAIHQLGLVVRGIYGEGSEALGNLFQISNQMTLGKSEKDIIEDLRGVVMQVIQRERHARESLLSSSKVKLEDRVFRSYGILAYSRTMTTKEAANRLSDVRLGIDLDLIKGISGNILNELMLLTQPGFLEQYAGESLTQEEADIRRANVIRERIKLEL
- a CDS encoding MgtC/SapB family protein, which codes for MEQWMEYESIIILIRLILAAFLAGIIGIERESKGHPAGFRTHMLVGTGSCLVMLLALFGFQDYLNQNGDLVAYDPSRLASYVISGIGFLGAGTIIVQGASIRGLTTAASIWIVAAIGLTIGAGMFFAGIAATVIVLTSLIFLNHVDKWFKNVSDTDVLFIAMDKKANELGETIQRLESMEVQVQKIKGKEFDEDETPLLHYYIKIHLPGGVTETELYQSLYKIDSIKEIELNPSYD
- the clpC gene encoding ATP-dependent protease ATP-binding subunit ClpC, which gives rise to MMFGRFTERAQKVLALAQEEAIRLGHNNIGTEHILLGLVREGEGIAAKALQALNLDTDQIQQEVETLIGTGQQGSKTIHYTPRAKKVIELSMDEARKLGHSYVGTEHILLGLIREGEGVAARVLNNLGVSLNKARQQVLQLLGSNEGASSSGSQQAPGAGGSANTPTLDSLARDLTAVAKEEGLDPVIGRSQEIERVIQVLSRRTKNNPVLIGEPGVGKTAIAEGLALSIVSNEVPETLRNKRVMTLDMGTVVAGTKYRGEFEDRLKKVMEEIRQSGNVLLFIDELHTLIGAGGAEGAIDASNILKPSLARGELQCIGATTLDEYRKYIEKDAALERRFQPIQVNEPTLEESIQILAGLRDRYEAHHRVTIGDEAIEQAVKLSDRYISDRFLPDKAIDLIDEAGSRVRLRSYTAPPNLKELEQNLEETRKEKDAAVQSQEFEKAASLRDSEQRLRAEVEEMKNEWKEKQGQENSAITTEDIAQVVSSWTGVPVSKLAEEETDRLLHMEDILHNRVVGQDEAVNAISKAVRRARAGLKDPKRPIGSFIFLGPTGVGKTELARAVAETLFGDEESIIRIDMSEYMERHATSRLVGSPPGYVGYEEGGQLTEKVRRNPYSVILLDEIEKAHPEVFNILLQVLEDGFLTDSKGRRVDFRNTALILTSNVGASTLRQNKSVGFAAQSTEQKFDDMRDKIMGELKNTFRPEFINRLDEIIVFHSLEKEHIKKIVRLMTEQLKKRVEEHGISIEITDAALDKIADEGFDPEYGARPLRRALQRHVEDRLSDELLKGTLEEGNTAVIDVKDDEFIVETKSGTAKAQ